Proteins encoded within one genomic window of Hevea brasiliensis isolate MT/VB/25A 57/8 chromosome 8, ASM3005281v1, whole genome shotgun sequence:
- the LOC110654583 gene encoding leucine-rich repeat receptor protein kinase EMS1-like, with protein MSGNLSILDVSSNHLKGHLPNPLNTSPNANLFLLELSNNQLSGPIPSNIDQIMPLYFLSLSGNQLNGQIPALIGEMNNLEVLDLSRNNLTGSIRSSIGNCLTLYVLDLQNNNLFGGIPRSMGQLRELRTLHLVNNRLSLLETLDLSNNRLTGLCGDPPTLKCLDADSNNWGSRDDSDGGRKDEADDGNGFIDKWFYLSVGLGFAVGLLLPYLIFAIKRSWGGAYFAFVDGTAYRLSTRKMRAATRRRIWGTC; from the exons ATGTCTGGCAACCTGTCTATTTTAGATGTTTCTTCCAATCATTTAAAGGGCCATTTGCCAAATCCGTTGAATACAAGTCCAAATGCAAACCTCTTCCTACTAGAGCTTTCCAATAACCAATTATCTGGTCCCATACCAAGCAATATTGATCAAATCATGCCTCTatactttctctctctttctggtAACCAGCTGAATGGTCAAATCCCAGCCTTAATTGGAGAGATGAATAATCTTGAAGTATTGGATCTTTCAAGAAATAATTTGACAGGAAGCATTCGTTCAAGCATTGGGAATTGTCTTACCCTCTATGTTCTAGACCTTCAAAACAACAATTTGTTTGGTGGCATTCCAAGATCTATGGGTCAGTTACGTGAGCTTCGAACACTTCACCTGGTCAACAACAGATTATCATTGTTGGAAACTTTGGACCTCTCGAACAATAGGCTGACAG GTCTCTGCGGGGATCCCCCCACTTTGAAATGTCTAGATGCTGATTCAAACAATTGGGGAAGCCGTGATGATTCAGATGGTGGAAGGAAAGATGAGGCAGATGATGGTAATGGCTTCATTGATAAGTGGTTTTACTTGAGCGTTGGGTTGGGATTTGCAGTAGGTTTGCTGCTTCCTTATTTGATATTTGCAATCAAAAGATCCTGGGGTGGAGCATACTTTGCTTTTGTGGATGGAACTGCTTATAGATTGTCTACTAGAAAAATGAGAGCAGCAACAAGAAGAAGAATTTGGGGCACATGCTGA
- the LOC110663099 gene encoding uncharacterized protein LOC110663099 isoform X1 codes for MAFFACISTSTLSIPTPIRRPIMISRRLLCPLATLSSSSPESASASASTRTHDSSKTPSTPFVESSRPHDSSFNYARANPTGSSPFVRFVRSTESDIERVIFDFRFLALLAIGGSLAGSLLCFLNGCVYIFDAYKVYWTSCVKGIHSGQMVLRLVKAIGKKGKLSPRFIGPYDVIERVGPVAYKLASPPELDKIHSVFHLSMLRRYRSDPSHVILAEEIIMQPDLIYEKEPVRILAREVKELRNKRIPLVKVLWRHHNTEEATWESEKTISYWRSVQTRL; via the exons ATGGCTTTCTTTGCTTGTATCTCCACTTCCACGCTCTCTATACCAACCCCAATTCGCAGGCCGATAATGATTTCGCGCCGTTTGTTGTGTCCCTTAGCTACTCTAAGTTCATCTTCCCCTGAATCAGCATCTGCTTCAGCTTCAACTAGAACCCATGATTCCTCCAAGACCCCATCTACACCGTTTGTTGAATCCTCTAGACCCCATGATTCCAGCTTCAACTATGCACGTGCTAACCCAACAGGTAGCAGCCCATTTGTGCGGTTTGTTCGCTCTACTGAATCTGACATTGAGAGG GTAATCTTTGATTTCCGTTTCTTGGCACTTCTGGCTATTGGAGGCTCATTGGCTGGTTCACTTTTGTGCTTCTTAAAT GGTTGTGTTTACATTTTCGATGCATATAAAGTCTATTGGACAAGCTGTGTTAAAGGAATTCACTCTGGACAGATGGTTCTGCGCTTAGTCAAAGCtattggtaagaagggtaagttgagccctaggtttattggtccatatgatgtcattgagcgtgtgggtccagtagcctacaagctagcttcaccacctgagctggacaagattcacagtgTATTTCAtttgtcgatgctcaggagatatagatcagatccttcacatgtcattttagCAGAGGAGATAATTATGCAACCTGATTTGATATATGAAaaagaaccagtcagaatcttaGCGCGAGAAGTGAAAGAACttagaaacaagaggatcccactagtgaaagtcttgtggagacaccacaacacggaagaagcgacatgggagagcgagaagACGATAAG CTACTGGAGATCAGTCCAGACGCGGCTGTGA
- the LOC110663235 gene encoding F-box protein CPR1-like produces MSDHLPQELLAEVLSRLPVKSLLKCRCVSKTWYSLIADPSFIAQHLKKTAARNSGLLFFSYSTRELVWPFKENVRYLLYPDKSFPANPVEELDCPFKGIKRFVNIVGSCNGVFCLSDDVYGRYAEKAFLWNPSVRKIVNIPCPNFTFTSYGPYIPSLGFGFDSTTDDYKLVRIVYSHFIFDEIRPFVEIYSLRSRGWRKVKKDLKHFITARSTSAFLNGACHWVAKRGNGPGVRDVIVSFSLGEEVFGEMEVPDCLVKKYHFMDVAVFDGSLLLVASFKLTGEGCFTVWMMKEYGIPGSWTKLFNISHLKWIRKLVAFRQSGKVLLAKSFGDLVLYDPKTEEIFDTKIWGNAHSFYLDTFVESLVLLDETNEFTEVEASEDNSTNEILEDVASSSNSQLVIDEAMKQMVSCASFDQK; encoded by the coding sequence atgTCTGATCATCTTCCTCAAGAATTGCTCGCGGAAGTTTTGTCAAGATTGCCAGTTAAATCACTCCTCAAATGCAGATGCGTTTCCAAGACCTGGTACTCTTTGATCGCCGACCCTTCTTTCATAGCCCAACATCTCAAGAAAACTGCTGCAAGGAACAGTGGCCTACTTTTCTTTAGTTACAGCACCAGAGAACTTGTTTGGCCATTTAAAGAAAATGTGCGTTATTTGCTGTACCCAGATAAGTCTTTCCCTGCAAACCCTGTTGAAGAACTTGATTGCCCATTTAAAGGCATAAAGCGTTTTGTTAATATAGTGGGTTCTTGCAATGGGGTTTTTTGTCTATCTGATGACGTTTATGGCAGATACGCTGAGAAAGCTTTTTTATGGAACCCTAGTGTTAGAAAGATTGTTAACATTCCTTGTCCTAATTTTACGTTTACCTCATATGGACCCTATATACCCTCACTTGGGTTTGGCTTTGATTCCACTACTGATGATTATAAGCTTGTGAGAATAGTGTATTCGCATTTTATCTTTGATGAGATTCGGCCTTTTGTTGAGATATACAGTTTGAGAAGTAGGGGTTGGAGAAAGGTTAAAAAAGATCTGAAACATTTCATCACTGCGCGCTCAACGTCTGCTTTTCTGAATGGAGCTTGTCATTGGGTTGCCAAGCGAGGCAATGGGCCAGGTGTACGGGATGTGATTGTGTCGTTTTCTTTGGGAGAAGAGGTGTTTGGGGAAATGGAGGTACCAGATTGTTTGGTTAAGAAATATCACTTTATGGATGTTGCAGTTTTTGATGGATCACTTTTGCTGGTTGCTTCTTTTAAATTGACAGGAGAAGGCTGTTTTACAGTTTGGATGATGAAAGAATATGGCATTCCAGGATCTTGGACCAAActtttcaatatttcacatttgaAATGGATACGAAAGTTAGTTGCATTTAGGCAAAGTGGTAAGGTTCTATTGGCAAAATCCTTTGGAGACCTAGTTCTCTATGATCCAAAGACAGAAGAAATCTTTGATACAAAAATTTGGGGCAATGCACACTCCTTTTATTTGGATACTTTTGTGGAGAGTCTTGTTTTACTCGATGAAACAAATGAATTTACTGAAGTGGAAGCTTCTGAGGATAATAGCACAAATGAAATCTTGGAGGATGTTGCTTCTAGTTCTAATTCACAGCTAGTAATTGATGAAGCAATGAAGCAAATGGTCTCTTGTGCTAGTTTCGACCAGAAGTAG
- the LOC110663099 gene encoding uncharacterized protein LOC110663099 isoform X2, translated as MAFFACISTSTLSIPTPIRRPIMISRRLLCPLATLSSSSPESASASASTRTHDSSKTPSTPFVESSRPHDSSFNYARANPTGSSPFVRFVRSTESDIERVIFDFRFLALLAIGGSLAGSLLCFLNGCVYIFDAYKVYWTSCVKGIHSGQMVLRLVKAIGKKGDIDQILHMSF; from the exons ATGGCTTTCTTTGCTTGTATCTCCACTTCCACGCTCTCTATACCAACCCCAATTCGCAGGCCGATAATGATTTCGCGCCGTTTGTTGTGTCCCTTAGCTACTCTAAGTTCATCTTCCCCTGAATCAGCATCTGCTTCAGCTTCAACTAGAACCCATGATTCCTCCAAGACCCCATCTACACCGTTTGTTGAATCCTCTAGACCCCATGATTCCAGCTTCAACTATGCACGTGCTAACCCAACAGGTAGCAGCCCATTTGTGCGGTTTGTTCGCTCTACTGAATCTGACATTGAGAGG GTAATCTTTGATTTCCGTTTCTTGGCACTTCTGGCTATTGGAGGCTCATTGGCTGGTTCACTTTTGTGCTTCTTAAAT GGTTGTGTTTACATTTTCGATGCATATAAAGTCTATTGGACAAGCTGTGTTAAAGGAATTCACTCTGGACAGATGGTTCTGCGCTTAGTCAAAGCtattggtaagaagg gagatatagatcagatccttcacatgtcattttag
- the LOC131169176 gene encoding probable LRR receptor-like serine/threonine-protein kinase At1g74360 gives MAIGLMIQNNKTSAQTRSRLEIGNEIACFREISRAGAILRLGFPELVAKSKKISNRENVLLLRLHHNCLSTTPTAYQQVTHWPFIMPSNNSVGQAWQDNFPSQQGLDRLIIFGDPFISFVYLLLTGEYVCVGVAQLVQCNAADREALLDFKIGLNDSWNQLSSWSAAIELKSLKHLDLSGNNFSGKIPHFFSFLENLLYLNLSFAGFSGAIPPNLGNLSSLQFLDVPSYSLNVDNVEWVSGLVSLKHLAMNYVDLSKVGIGWVVALNKLPFLAELHLAECGLSNFIYSLPSVNLSSLAVLDLPSNSKLPNWLVNISSLVSVDISDSSLPGRIPLGFSELPNLKSLEVH, from the exons ATGG CCATTGGCCTTATGATCCAGAATAACAAGACATCAGCCCAAACTAGGAGTCGTTTG GAGATTGGAAACGAAATCGCTTGTTTCCGTGAGATATCTAGAGCAGGAGCGATTCTTCGTCTTGGATTCCCTGAACTCGTAGCCAAAAGCAAGAAAATCTCCAACAGAGAAAATGTTCTGCTTTTGCGT TTACATCATAATTGCTTATCTACTACACCAACAGCCTATCAACAGGTCACTCACTGGCCGTTCATTATGCCATCTAACAACAGCGTTGGCCAAGCATGGCAGGACAATTTTCCAT CTCAGCAGGGCCTTGACCGTTTGATAATTTTTGGAGACCCTTTCATTTCTTTTGTTTATCTGTTGTTAACTGGAGAATATGTTTGTGTTGGAGTTGCTCAGTTGGTGCAATGCAACGCAGCTGATAGAGAAGCTCTTCTTGACTTCAAAATCGGTCTTAATGATTCATGGAACCAGCTATCCTCATG GTCTGCAGCCATTGAACTCAAGTCCTTGAAACATTTGGACTTGAGTGGGAACAACTTCAGTGGTAAAATTCctcatttcttttcctttttggaGAATTTGCTATATCTAAACCTGTCATTTGCTGGGTTTAGTGGCGCAATCCCTCCAAATCTTGGAAATCTCTCTAGCTTGCAGTTTCTTGATGTCCCTTCTTATAGTTTAAATGTTGATAATGTTGAATGGGTGAGTGGTCTTGTCTCACTAAAACATTTGGCTATGAATTATGTTGACCTTTCAAAGGTTGGAATAGGATGGGTTGTGGCATTAAACAAGCTTCCATTTTTAGCCGAGTTGCATTTAGCTGAGTGCGGCTTATCCAATTTCATCTATTCTCTTCCTTCTGTTAATTTGTCTTCACTTGCAGTCCTAGACCTTCCATCCAATTCCAAGTTACCAAATTGGCTTGTGAATATTAGCAGCCTTGTATCTGTTGACATCAGCGACAGCAGCTTGCCTGGAAGGATTCCACTAGGTTTTAGTGAACTTCCAAATTTGAAGTCACTAGAAGTTCACTAA
- the LOC110655010 gene encoding receptor-like protein EIX2, which translates to MILLSISSILTKMFPFLWIVLLLNCLIRGEFFFCAQAQLVDCHTSDREALLDFIKGLENSEKQLSSWKGSNCCQWFGIACDNITGAVTKVDLHSTSGLLNLSGEIRSSLTKLKSLTYLDLSSNSFTGTIPDFLPFLENLQYLNLSYAGFSGAIPPNLGNLSSLKFLDVSSPSLNVDNLEWMSGLLSLKYLAMDGVDLSKAGVGWVDALNKLPFLTELHLSSCHLSSLNYSLPLVNLSSLAVLNLSNNYIKSKFPNWLVNISSLVSVDISYNRLHGRIPLGFSELPNLQSLDLGYNQDLSASCFQLLRRRWGKIQVLDLSMTKLHGRIPAALGNITSLIYLDLSKNDVRSSIPSSIGRLSNLQFIDLSCNNLTGGLPEFLEEETANCPSKSPLPNLKNFKSSYSNLTGKLPNWIGNLKNLVVLDLSYNLLQGPIPRSFENLRQLSELRLGSNKLNGSLPKGLGKLSALTHLDVSINQLAGVITEAHFSGLSKLKQLILLRNSFILKVNSSWIPPFQLCTLVMGSCNLGPSFPAWLRSQKEIVILDFSNASISGSIPNCLKGHLPNPLNISPSATSVDLSSNLFQGSIPLPLPLPNVSIQVLDLSNNQFSGSIPNKIGKILSHLQFLSLSNNQLAGHVPASIGEISTLQILDLSRNGLIGSIPLNIGNCSNLTVLDLQNNNLSGEISKSLGWLHWLQILHLSNNRFSGEIPSSLQELKELETLDLGNNSLTGNIPSWIGGAFPRLRILSLRSNSFSGEIPPRHSNLSSLQVLDLAGNKLNGRIPSSFGAFKAMAQQHVNHYLTYGDPDRRYYQENIVVSINGQTQKYSKTLSLLTTIDLSGNNLHGELPEELTNLVGLLVLNLSRNNISGQIPHSISEMHQLLSLDLSGNNLSGPIPSSLSSLTFLEYLNLSNNNLCGAIPYTNQMSTFNESSFDGNPCLCGNPLVVKCSHNNNNSDNGGTSNHSDYNGLIDNWFYLSIGLGYAAGLLLPYLLFAVRRSWGGVYFAVVDRIVNRLSNAPALVDRIVHRLSSASSRIATRTRTQCSC; encoded by the exons ATGATACTTCTATCCATTTCCAGTATTCTAACAA AGATGTTTCCATTTCTTTGGATTGTTCTTCTTCTCAACTGTTTGATAAGAGGAGAATTCTTTTTTTGTGCACAAGCTCAGCTTGTGGACTGCCATACTTCTGACAGAGAAGCTCTTCTTGATTTTATAAAGGGTCTTGAAAATTCTGAGAAACAACTCTCTTCATGGAAAGGAAGCAACTGCTGTCAATGGTTTGGAATAGCTTGTGACAATATCACTGGAGCTGTAACCAAAGTTGATCTCCACAGCACGTCAGGTTTGTTGAACTTGAGCGGAGAGATTAGATCTTCACTCACAAAACTCAAGTCCTTGACATATCTGGACTTGAGTTCTAACTCATTCACTGGCACAATTCCTGATTTCTTACCCTTCCTGGAGAACTTGCAATATCTAAACCTATCATATGCTGGGTTTAGTGGTGCAATTCCTCCAAATCTTGGAAACCTCTCTAGCTTGAAGTTTCTTGATGTCTCTTCTCCTAGTTTAAATGTTGATAATCTTGAATGGATGAGTGGTCTTCTGTCATTAAAATATTTGGCCATGGATGGTGTAGATCTTTCAAAGGCAGGAGTAGGATGGGTTGATGCATTAAACAAGCTTCCATTCTTGACTGAGTTGCATTTATCTTCATGCCATTTATCCAGTCTCAACTATTCTCTTCCTTTGGTCAATTTGAGTTCACTTGCTGTCCTAAACCTTAGTAACAACTACATCAAATCCAAGTTTCCAAATTGGCTGGTGAATATCAGTAGCCTTGTTTCAGTTGATATCAGCTATAACAGGCTACATGGAAGGATTCCACTCGGTTTTAGTGAACTGCCAAATTTGCAATCATTGGATCTTGGTTATAATCAAGATCTCTCTGCAAGTTGCTTCCAACTGTTGAGAAGAAGGTGGGGAAAAATACAAGTTCTTGATCTATCTATGACCAAATTACATGGAAGAATTCCTGCTGCCCTTGGAAATATAACTTCTCTTATTTATCTTGATTTATCAAAAAATGATGTTCGGAGTAGTATTCCAAGCTCCATTGGTAGGCTTTCTAACTTACAATTTATTGATTTGTCCTGTAATAATCTGACAGGAGGTTTACCAGAATTTCTTGAAGAAGAAACAGCAAACTGCCCTTCCAAAAGTCCTTTGCCtaatttgaagaacttcaaatccAGTTACAGCAATTTAACTGGTAAGTTGCCAAATTGGATAGGCAATCTTAAAAATCTAGTTGTCCTCGATTTGAGTTATAACTTGCTTCAAGGTCCCATCCCCCGTTCTTTCGAAAATTTGCGGCAGTTGTCTGAACTCAGACTTGGATCAAATAAACTAAATGGTAGTCTCCCAAAAGGCTTGGGAAAGCTCTCTGCATTGACTCATCTTGATGTTTCCATTAATCAACTGGCCGGTGTTATCACAGAAGCACATTTTTCAGGCCTAAGTAAATTGAAGCAATTGATTCTTTTGAGAAACTCCTTCATCTTGAAAGTCAATTCCAGTTGGATCCCTCCATTTCAGCTCTGTACCTTGGTTATGGGTTCATGCAATCTAGGTCCATCCTTCCCTGCTTGGCTCAGATCTCAAAAAGAGATTGTCATTCTAGATTTCTCAAATGCTAGTATTTCAGGTTCCATTCCAAACTG CTTGAAGGGTCATTTACCAAATCCATTAAATATATCTCCCTCTGCAACCAGTGTTGATTTGAGCTCCAACCTCTTTCAAGGGTCCattcctcttcctcttcctcttccaaATGTCTCAATCCAAGTGCTTGATCTTTCCAATAATCAATTCTCTGGTTCTATCCCAAACAAGATTGGTAAAATCCTTTCACATTTGCAATTCCTCTCTCTTTCCAATAACCAGCTGGCTGGTCATGTCCCAGCCTCTATTGGAGAGATATCGACTCTTCAAATCCTTGATCTTTCAAGGAATGGTTTGATAGGAAGCATTCCTTTGAATATCGGGAATTGTTCTAACCTCACTGTTCTAGACCTTCAAAATAATAATTTGTCTGGTGAGATTTCAAAATCCTTGGGTTGGCTTCATTGGCTTCAAATACTTCACCTCAGCAATAACAGATTCTCAGGAGAAATCCCATCATCTCTCCAGGAATTGAAGGAATTAGAAACTCTAGACCTTGGAAACAACAGTTTGACAGGAAATATTCCGTCATGGATAGGAGGAGCTTTTCCACGTCTCAGAATACTTAGCCTGAGGTCAAATTCCTTTTCAGGAGAAATTCCCCCTAGACATTCAAATTTGAGTTCTCTACAAGTTCTGGATCTAGCAGGAAACAAGTTGAATGGCAGAATTCCTTCTAGCTTTGGAGCTTTTAAAGCCATGGCTCAACAACATGTAAACCATTATTTGACATATGGAGACCCTGACAGGCGCTACTACCAAGAAAACATAGTTGTGAGCATAAATGGGCAAACTCAAAAATATTCCAAGACTCTTTCACTCCTGACTACCATAGATCTTTCTGGAAATAATCTACATGGTGAGCTTCCTGAAGAACTAACAAACCTGGTTGGTCTTCTAGTTTTGAACCTGTCAAGAAACAACATCAGTGGCCAGATTCCACACAGCATTTCAGAAATGCATCAGTTGTTATCTCTTGATCTGTCAGGCAATAATCTTTCAGGTCCAATTCCTTCAAGCCTCTCTTCATTGACTTTTCTGGAATATTTGAACTTGTCCAACAACAACTTATGTGGTGCAATCCCATATACAAATCAGATGTCAACTTTTAATGAATCCTCCTTTGATGGGAACCCATGTCTATGTGGAAATCCCCTTGTTGTGAAGTGCTCGCATAACAATAATAATTCTGACAATGGAGGGACCAGTAACCATTCAGACTATAATGGGTTGATTGATAACTGGTTTTACTTGAGCATTGGGTTGGGATATGCAGCAGGTTTACTGCTTCCATATTTGTTATTTGCAGTGAGAAGATCTTGGGGTGGTGTATACTTTGCTGTTGTGGATAGGATCGTAAACAGATTGTCAAATGCACCTGCTCTTGTGGATAGGATTGTACACAGACTGTCAAGTGCATCAAGCAGAATAGCAACAAGAACAAGAACTCAGTGCAGTTGCTGA